A genomic segment from Actinoplanes sichuanensis encodes:
- a CDS encoding FtsX-like permease family protein: MFALVFGAVRTRAAQVLTILVLTTLAAAVAAAGPWYGFAAVGKAADAYLSAAPASQRTVTVTSRIDTRGDPTGALDRFAEQVRAGLPKGIDGGLRGLSASINVQTGSSASTTIDLAYRDEFCDRVRLDGACPAAAGEVAVSHDAARRLGVTTGDVLTVLTTTSGVPLKLTVAGLYAPTDLTGTYWSSRLFRSVTGPDPMFTVTGTFEHKHLAGPTVAYDVVLPGALLRGDGGFDLSAALVASDRLLGQSQLRLNSQATPLHLAIVRDRATILDGISASGAQLLVLTWFALGLAGWYTLRDRRADAALLKLRGVSRFGRLRLALGQHLVPLIGGALIGAPLGYLVAWALAGPVPIAVDQRTALAYSALAVGAVLAGGLAVLATVEATVLGRPVSALLQRAGSGRGSWRPALVDVVLLAIAVAALYQVRSAGAGDGLGRAALALVALAVGLIAARLLNRAADRGGAAALRGGRLRVGLTALRISRSPGSDRLFVLVVVAVALFVTAAGGWAAESAGRTARAGAELGANRVLSVTAANRTVLLTAVRAADPGGREAMAVVRNRNDTAQVLEVDTARLGAVAAWRPEYGPAGALPDAVTTAALPPLPLVTGERLTLAVRREGDQAVALTLYLQHESTGQPVRVPFGALRPGDQTVTVPVTGCTAAPGCRLVRWELTTPPSANGRVRPAPTGSAVVLRRLDQGANLLDGTTLGDIGRWRVGTIGAAVDLVAAGETLRLSADDNHTEVDRVGVEAWASDHLLPLPALLAGPVPDRWRDDEALLPGYGELNPVQVVRNVAALPAVGGSGLVVDLDSTRRLAADADPGGQFEVWLAPDARPDIVEALTAAGLTVSTDTDVAAHTARLGTQGPAVLVRFELLAGVAALLLAAAVVAVAATVDRRSLAEQLAALRLQGLPRRVTVSIGWAGTAALILVGLAGGVLAALLAVDVTGRTVPPFTDGWAVLPPPGPLDPVTTALAVAVALAVLGVTGRLALQPLMRSLRDGEAGR; this comes from the coding sequence ATGTTCGCGCTCGTCTTCGGCGCGGTGCGGACCCGAGCCGCACAGGTGCTGACCATTCTGGTGCTGACCACGCTGGCGGCCGCCGTCGCCGCGGCCGGGCCCTGGTACGGGTTCGCCGCCGTGGGCAAGGCCGCCGACGCCTACCTGTCCGCGGCTCCGGCGAGCCAGCGGACGGTCACCGTGACCAGCCGCATCGACACCCGAGGCGACCCGACCGGCGCTCTGGACCGGTTCGCCGAGCAGGTGCGGGCCGGTCTACCGAAGGGGATCGACGGCGGTCTCCGCGGCCTCTCCGCGTCGATCAACGTGCAGACCGGGTCGTCGGCGAGCACCACCATCGACCTCGCCTACCGGGACGAGTTCTGCGACCGGGTCCGGCTCGACGGGGCCTGCCCGGCCGCCGCCGGTGAGGTGGCCGTCAGCCACGACGCCGCACGACGGCTCGGCGTCACCACCGGTGACGTGCTGACCGTGCTGACCACCACCTCGGGCGTCCCGCTGAAGCTGACCGTGGCCGGGCTGTACGCCCCGACCGACCTCACCGGGACGTACTGGTCGAGCCGCCTGTTCCGGTCCGTCACCGGGCCCGACCCGATGTTCACCGTGACCGGCACCTTCGAGCACAAACACCTGGCCGGCCCGACGGTGGCGTACGACGTGGTGCTCCCCGGCGCCCTGTTGCGCGGTGACGGCGGGTTCGATCTCAGTGCCGCGCTGGTCGCGTCGGACCGGCTTCTCGGCCAGTCCCAGCTCCGGCTCAACAGCCAGGCCACCCCGCTCCACCTGGCGATCGTCCGCGACCGCGCCACCATCCTGGACGGCATCTCGGCCTCCGGCGCACAGCTGCTGGTCCTCACCTGGTTCGCCCTCGGTCTCGCCGGTTGGTACACGTTGCGCGACCGCCGGGCCGACGCCGCCCTGCTCAAACTGCGCGGGGTGAGCCGGTTCGGGCGGCTGCGGCTGGCCCTCGGGCAGCATCTCGTCCCGCTGATCGGTGGCGCGCTGATCGGTGCGCCGCTCGGCTACCTGGTGGCGTGGGCGCTGGCCGGGCCGGTGCCGATCGCCGTGGACCAGCGGACCGCCCTGGCCTACAGCGCGCTGGCGGTCGGCGCGGTGCTGGCCGGCGGCCTCGCGGTACTGGCCACCGTCGAGGCCACGGTGCTCGGCCGGCCGGTCTCCGCGCTGTTGCAACGAGCCGGCTCGGGGCGCGGCTCCTGGCGGCCCGCCCTGGTCGACGTGGTCCTGCTCGCGATCGCCGTCGCGGCCCTCTACCAGGTCCGGTCGGCCGGCGCCGGTGACGGCCTGGGCCGGGCCGCGCTCGCTCTGGTCGCGCTCGCGGTCGGCCTGATCGCCGCCCGCCTGCTCAACCGGGCCGCCGACCGGGGCGGCGCCGCGGCCCTGCGGGGCGGGCGGTTGCGGGTCGGCCTGACCGCACTGCGGATCTCCCGGTCACCCGGCTCCGACCGACTGTTCGTGCTGGTCGTCGTCGCGGTCGCGCTGTTCGTCACGGCGGCCGGCGGATGGGCCGCGGAGAGCGCCGGTCGGACCGCCCGCGCCGGCGCCGAGCTCGGCGCGAACCGGGTGCTCAGCGTCACGGCGGCCAACCGGACCGTCCTGCTGACCGCGGTGCGAGCCGCCGACCCGGGCGGCCGGGAGGCGATGGCCGTGGTCCGCAACCGCAACGACACCGCCCAGGTCCTCGAGGTCGACACCGCCCGGCTCGGCGCGGTCGCCGCCTGGCGCCCCGAGTACGGCCCGGCCGGTGCCCTGCCGGATGCGGTGACGACCGCCGCGCTGCCCCCGTTGCCGCTGGTCACGGGCGAGCGGCTGACCCTGGCCGTGCGCCGCGAGGGCGATCAGGCGGTGGCGCTCACCCTGTACCTCCAGCACGAGTCGACGGGCCAGCCGGTGCGGGTGCCGTTCGGCGCGCTGCGCCCCGGCGACCAGACCGTCACCGTGCCGGTCACCGGTTGCACGGCCGCGCCCGGCTGCCGACTCGTTCGCTGGGAGCTGACCACGCCGCCCAGCGCGAACGGCCGGGTCCGTCCGGCCCCGACCGGATCCGCGGTCGTCCTGCGCCGCCTCGACCAGGGCGCCAACCTCCTCGACGGCACCACGCTCGGCGACATCGGCCGCTGGCGGGTCGGCACCATCGGTGCCGCCGTCGACCTGGTCGCGGCCGGTGAAACCCTCCGGCTGTCGGCCGACGACAACCACACCGAGGTGGACCGGGTGGGCGTCGAGGCGTGGGCATCCGACCACCTGCTGCCGCTGCCCGCCCTGCTCGCCGGTCCGGTTCCGGACCGATGGCGCGACGACGAGGCACTTCTTCCGGGGTACGGGGAGCTGAACCCGGTCCAGGTGGTGCGAAACGTGGCCGCCCTGCCCGCGGTCGGCGGCTCCGGCCTGGTCGTCGACCTGGACAGCACCCGGCGACTGGCCGCCGACGCCGACCCCGGTGGGCAGTTCGAGGTGTGGCTCGCGCCGGACGCCCGCCCCGACATCGTCGAGGCTCTCACCGCGGCCGGCCTGACCGTCAGCACCGACACCGACGTGGCCGCGCACACCGCCCGCCTCGGCACCCAGGGCCCGGCCGTCCTGGTTCGGTTCGAGCTGCTCGCCGGGGTCGCCGCACTGCTGCTCGCGGCGGCCGTGGTCGCGGTCGCGGCCACCGTGGACCGCCGCTCGCTGGCCGAGCAGCTGGCCGCGCTGCGCCTGCAGGGCCTGCCCCGCCGGGTCACCGTCAGCATCGGCTGGGCCGGCACCGCGGCGCTGATCCTGGTCGGTCTCGCCGGTGGGGTGCTGGCCGCACTGCTGGCCGTCGACGTGACCGGCCGGACCGTCCCGCCGTTCACCGACGGCTGGGCCGTGCTGCCACCACCCGGACCGCTCGACCCGGTGACGACCGCGCTGGCCGTGGCGGTGGCGCTGGCGGTGCTCGGGGTGACCGGCCGACTCGCCCTGCAACCGCTGATGAGAAGCCTGCGTGACGGGGAGGCCGGCCGATGA